From the Alkaliphilus flagellatus genome, the window CCTATTCAATTAAATATAAAAAATACATGACCTAAATAGGCCTTAAATATTCTTAATATAAATAAAATTAATACAAAATGATTTGTTAACATAAAATATTATTCTTAAAACTTTATTTTGTATAATAAAGTCATATTTTATGCAATAAAAAAACTAAAAACCAATTGGATTTTAGTTTAGAAATGGAACTATGTAATATACATCCACTCTAGTTTGTTTGTACAATTGTGTCTATACTTTTAATAATATTAATGTATGTAGTATAATGATATGTATTATATACAAAATTTAAGGGGGTAAGTAAATGAAGGATCTATGGGAACTATTCACTATGTTTTTCCGTATAGGAGCATTTACCTTTGGAGGTGGTTATGCTATGCTTCCGATTATACAAAATGAAGTAGTGGAAAAAAGAAAATGGGCTACCGATGATGAAATTATAGATTATTATGCCATTGGTCAATGTACACCTGGAGTTATTGCTGTAAATACAGCAACCTTTATAGGCTATAAGAAAAAAGGTATTATAGGTGGAATTACTGCGACTCTAGGAGTGGTACTTCCATCTCTAATTCTTATTACTATAATAGCAACGTTTTTTAAACACTTTCAAGACTATAAAGTTGTACAGTATGCTTTTGGAGGCATTAGAGTAGGTGTTGTTGCATTGATTGCAAATACAGTAATTAAAATGTTGAAACAAACAGCAAAAGACAGAATAGGTATAGCAATATTTATAAGTGCATTTTTAATCATTGCCTTTATAGACATTTCTCCAATAGTTGTAATAGTTATGGCAGCATTAATAGGTATTTTTAAAGGTAAAAATGTTGAAGTTAAGGAGGATGATATAGGATGATTTATTTAAAGCTATTTTTAGAGTTTTTTAAAATAGGATTATTCGCTGTAGGCGGAGGTCTTGCCACCCTACCTTTTCTTCAGCAGTTAATAGATAAATATGGATGGATTACCCACGAGCAATTGTTAGATATGATAGCAATTTCTGAGTCTACACCAGGTCCTATAGGGGTAAATACAGCCACATTTGTAGGTAATACAACAGCTGGAGTATTAGGTGGTATAGTAGCAACAATAGGAATTGTAACTCCATCTGTTATAATAATATTATTAATTGCTCATTACTTCGCGAAATTTAGTGAAAAGCCTATTGTAAAATCTAGTTTTTATGGAATAAGACCAGCAGTAACAGGGCTAATTGCAGCGGTAGCCTTTGAAGTGGCGAAAATTGCCTTGTTTGATATTGAAAAATATAAGACTACAAATAAAATTTTATCAATATTAGATTTAAAGGCAATTGTGTTATTTTCAATCATGCTATATTTAATAAACAAATATAAAAAACATCCAATATTATATTTAGTAGGTGCTGCTTTTATAGGCATTATATTTAAATACTAGTTATAATTTTGATATATTTTAAATAATATATAATAATTAGCATAAATTACATAAAAACTATTGACATAGTAATTAATATTTATTAGAATAGCATTAATTTAATATAATACTTATCAAGAGAGGTGGAGGGAAAGGCCCTATGAAGCCCAGCAACCAATATGTTTATATACATATCCGGTGCTAAATCCTACAGCATAAGCTGAAAGATAAGAAGACGATTATTACAACCTCTTTCAGCTAAAGAGGTTTTTTTATTATCTAAGAAAGTCCAATTTTCTTTTATAATGAACTAATTAAAGAAAGCAGGAGGTTAGAAGTATTTTAAGCACTTGAAGTTTTTAGCCATGCTAAAAATTGAGTGCGCCATGGAGCATTGCGGTAGCAATAGCGGAATTTTTTATTTGTAGGAAAGTATAATATTAAAAAACTTAATAACAAAACTCTTATCAAGAGAGGTGGAGGGAAAGGCCCTATGAAACCTCGGCAACCTTCAGACTCATTTGTCTGAAAAGGTGCCAATTCCTACCCTAGGTTAATTAAATCCTAGTGAAAGATGAGAGGGAGCTGTGGAATAGTTACCGCTGCATGTAAAGCCCTCTTTCATCTAGATTATTCAAATTTAGAGAAAGGGGTTTTTTATGTTATTTAATAAAAATATTTTTAAGGAGAGATCAAAATGGAGGAAAAAAAATTAAAATTTGACACATTACAAGTTCATGGAGGACAGGAAGTAGATAGTGCAACAGGTTCTAGGGCAGTTCCAATATACCAGACTACATCCTATGTTTTTAATAGTGTTGAGCATGGAGCAAATTTATTTGCTTTAAAAGAAGAAGGAAA encodes:
- a CDS encoding chromate transporter; translation: MKDLWELFTMFFRIGAFTFGGGYAMLPIIQNEVVEKRKWATDDEIIDYYAIGQCTPGVIAVNTATFIGYKKKGIIGGITATLGVVLPSLILITIIATFFKHFQDYKVVQYAFGGIRVGVVALIANTVIKMLKQTAKDRIGIAIFISAFLIIAFIDISPIVVIVMAALIGIFKGKNVEVKEDDIG
- a CDS encoding chromate transporter encodes the protein MIYLKLFLEFFKIGLFAVGGGLATLPFLQQLIDKYGWITHEQLLDMIAISESTPGPIGVNTATFVGNTTAGVLGGIVATIGIVTPSVIIILLIAHYFAKFSEKPIVKSSFYGIRPAVTGLIAAVAFEVAKIALFDIEKYKTTNKILSILDLKAIVLFSIMLYLINKYKKHPILYLVGAAFIGIIFKY